From Paenibacillus polymyxa, the proteins below share one genomic window:
- a CDS encoding class I SAM-dependent methyltransferase, whose product MADHYYSRRPETAHERRSLETVLRGRSYRFASDSGVFSKQGIDYGSRVLIEAMQLPANASVLDVGCGYGPIGLTAATLVPDGHVTMVDINERAVQLAIENAERNGIKNVTIKQSDLFAEVQHERFDVILTNPPIRAGKETVHTIFELAYEHLNEGGALWVVIQKKQGAPSASAKIESLFGHVEEVTKDKGYRILKAEKSFRKMQ is encoded by the coding sequence AGACGGTGCTGCGTGGACGTTCCTATCGATTTGCCAGCGATTCAGGCGTTTTTTCAAAGCAGGGGATTGATTATGGGAGTCGTGTGTTGATTGAAGCTATGCAACTTCCTGCAAATGCCTCGGTATTGGATGTAGGATGTGGTTACGGGCCGATTGGTTTGACGGCGGCTACGCTTGTCCCGGACGGACACGTTACAATGGTTGATATTAACGAGCGAGCCGTTCAACTAGCGATAGAGAATGCGGAGCGTAATGGAATTAAAAATGTCACCATTAAGCAAAGTGATTTGTTTGCAGAAGTGCAACATGAACGTTTTGACGTGATCTTGACGAATCCTCCTATACGTGCAGGGAAAGAAACGGTGCATACCATATTTGAGCTTGCGTATGAGCATTTAAATGAGGGTGGAGCTTTATGGGTCGTCATTCAGAAAAAGCAGGGTGCTCCTTCGGCGAGCGCTAAAATAGAGAGCCTTTTCGGTCATGTGGAAGAAGTTACGAAGGATAAAGGTTATCGGATTTTAAAGGCTGAAAAAAGTTTTAGAAAAATGCAATAG